A single genomic interval of Roseomonas aeriglobus harbors:
- a CDS encoding 3-hydroxybutyrate dehydrogenase, protein MFLKGKTALITGSTSGIGLAYAKALAGEGANIVINGFGDTDAIEKERAALEQTSGGKALYSGHDLTKVDQIEAMMRQAADTFGGVDILINNAGMQHVAPVEAFPLDKWDLIIALNLNAAFHTTRLAVPYMKEKKWGRIVQTASAHSLVASPFKSAYVTAKHGLAGFTKTVALELATFGVTANCISPGYVWTPLVENQIPDTMKARGMTRDQVINDVLLAGQPTKQFVTPEQVAATALFLCSDAASQITGANLSVDGGWTAA, encoded by the coding sequence ATGTTCCTGAAAGGCAAGACTGCCCTTATCACCGGCTCCACCTCGGGCATCGGCCTTGCCTATGCCAAGGCGCTGGCCGGCGAAGGCGCGAACATCGTCATCAACGGCTTCGGCGATACGGACGCGATCGAGAAGGAACGCGCAGCGCTGGAGCAAACCAGCGGGGGCAAGGCGCTCTATTCGGGTCACGACCTGACCAAGGTCGACCAGATCGAAGCGATGATGCGGCAAGCCGCGGACACTTTCGGCGGCGTCGACATCCTCATCAACAACGCGGGCATGCAGCATGTCGCGCCGGTCGAGGCGTTTCCGCTCGACAAATGGGACCTGATCATCGCGCTCAACCTCAACGCCGCCTTCCACACGACGCGCCTTGCGGTGCCGTATATGAAGGAGAAAAAGTGGGGCCGGATCGTCCAGACCGCGTCGGCGCACAGCCTGGTCGCCTCACCGTTCAAATCGGCCTATGTCACCGCCAAACATGGCCTGGCCGGCTTCACCAAGACGGTCGCGCTGGAGCTGGCGACCTTCGGCGTCACCGCCAATTGCATTTCGCCGGGCTATGTCTGGACGCCGCTGGTCGAGAACCAGATCCCCGACACGATGAAGGCGCGCGGGATGACGCGCGATCAGGTCATCAACGACGTGCTGCTGGCGGGCCAGCCGACCAAGCAGTTCGTGACCCCCGAACAGGTCGCCGCCACCGCATTGTTCCTGTGCAGTGATGCCGCGTCGCAGATTACGGGCGCAAATCTGTCTGTCGACGGCGGCTGGACCGCGGCGTGA
- a CDS encoding DUF4893 domain-containing protein: protein MSAFAFLTAALAACTPVQDGASAQTGATAPATECRLPSGANWREVATPDDRTRLRTWRDAWTAALDTIRARGGLAAVTGEGALLEPDRALGTDPMPPAGDYRCRTIKLGVRDETRAPVAPQAALPCRIARDGDVLRLTQGEGPQRVNGTLYPDTAVRGVFLGTLALTDEPTPLAYGSDSMRDMAGLVERVADGKWRIVLPRPALESTLDVIEVTPAG from the coding sequence GTGAGCGCATTCGCGTTCCTGACCGCGGCGCTGGCGGCCTGCACGCCCGTCCAGGACGGTGCCTCGGCACAAACCGGAGCGACCGCCCCGGCGACCGAGTGCCGCCTGCCGTCGGGCGCCAATTGGCGCGAGGTCGCGACGCCCGACGATCGTACTCGCCTGCGCACCTGGCGCGACGCATGGACGGCCGCGCTCGACACGATTCGCGCACGGGGTGGACTGGCGGCGGTGACGGGAGAAGGCGCGCTGCTCGAACCCGACCGCGCGCTCGGCACCGATCCGATGCCACCCGCGGGCGACTATCGCTGCCGCACCATCAAACTCGGCGTTCGCGACGAAACGCGGGCGCCCGTCGCTCCCCAAGCCGCACTGCCTTGCCGGATCGCGCGCGATGGCGACGTCCTGCGGCTGACGCAGGGGGAAGGACCGCAGCGGGTCAATGGAACACTCTATCCCGACACCGCAGTGCGCGGCGTGTTTCTCGGCACGCTGGCACTCACCGACGAGCCGACGCCGCTTGCCTATGGGTCGGACAGCATGCGCGACATGGCCGGGCTGGTCGAGCGCGTCGCGGATGGCAAGTGGCGCATCGTCCTGCCGCGGCCGGCGCTCGAATCGACGCTCGACGTGATCGAGGTGACGCCGGCGGGGTGA
- a CDS encoding SDR family oxidoreductase, giving the protein MMDTNTLFRLDGRVALVTGGSRGIGKMIARGFIESGAKVYISARKAEACFATAEELGPNCIALPQDVSTVAGCKALAEQLAEQESALDILVNNAGAAWGVPFEEFPESGWDKVMDLNVKSPFFLTQALHAALKAGAARTRPAKVINITSIDGMRLNAWETYSYQASKAALIQLTKRMAARLVRDGINVTSIAPGAFASDMNKAARDHGDAVGKSIPAGRIGEAEDMAGAAIYLASRAGDYVIGETITVDGGLVHAALGSSIDH; this is encoded by the coding sequence ATGATGGACACCAACACCCTCTTCCGCCTCGACGGCCGCGTCGCTCTCGTCACCGGGGGCAGCCGCGGGATCGGCAAGATGATCGCACGCGGCTTCATCGAGTCGGGCGCCAAGGTGTATATTTCCGCGCGCAAGGCCGAGGCGTGTTTCGCGACCGCCGAGGAACTCGGGCCCAACTGCATCGCGCTGCCGCAAGACGTGTCGACCGTCGCCGGGTGCAAGGCGCTGGCCGAGCAGCTGGCGGAGCAGGAAAGCGCGCTCGACATCCTCGTCAACAATGCCGGCGCGGCGTGGGGCGTGCCATTCGAGGAGTTCCCCGAAAGCGGCTGGGACAAGGTCATGGACCTGAACGTCAAATCGCCCTTCTTCCTGACGCAGGCACTCCATGCCGCGCTGAAGGCCGGGGCGGCGCGCACGCGGCCCGCCAAGGTCATCAACATCACCTCGATCGACGGCATGCGTCTGAATGCGTGGGAAACCTATAGCTATCAGGCATCCAAGGCGGCGCTGATCCAGCTGACCAAGCGGATGGCTGCGCGGCTGGTGCGCGACGGGATCAACGTCACCTCGATCGCGCCCGGTGCTTTCGCCAGTGACATGAACAAGGCCGCGCGCGACCACGGCGACGCCGTCGGCAAGAGCATTCCTGCGGGGCGTATCGGCGAGGCCGAGGATATGGCGGGCGCGGCGATCTACCTCGCCAGCCGGGCGGGGGATTATGTGATCGGCGAGACGATCACCGTCGACGGCGGGCTGGTGCACGCCGCGCTGGGGAGCAGCATCGATCATTGA
- a CDS encoding acyl-CoA dehydrogenase family protein: MALDAETFDALVTQVRRFVADRLRPIEARVEADDAVPPEIIDEMKAMGLFGLSIAEDYGGLGLTMAEEARIAIELGRTTPAFRSAFGTNVGIGSQGLVMAGTDEQKAAWLPRIASGEVVTSFALTEPDVGSDSGAVQTRAVRTKDSNGADVYRLSGTKRYITNADRADLFTVMARTGDDPGGRGVSAFLVPRDLPGVSVGEPEKKMGQKGAKVADVHFDDVPVPAANRLGAEGEGFKIAMRVLDRGRLHIAAVCVGVAERLIADSVAYACERKQFGKAIGEHQLVQAMIADSKTEALAARALVLDAADRKDRGADVVLESAAAKYFASEMVGRVADRAVQIYGGAGYIADHGIERLYRDVRLFRIYEGTSQIQQLIIARETMKRGG, from the coding sequence ATGGCTCTCGATGCGGAGACGTTCGACGCGCTCGTCACGCAGGTCCGCCGCTTCGTCGCCGACCGCCTGCGCCCGATCGAGGCGCGGGTCGAGGCAGACGATGCCGTGCCGCCCGAGATTATCGACGAGATGAAGGCGATGGGCCTGTTCGGCCTGTCGATCGCCGAAGACTATGGCGGGCTCGGGCTGACGATGGCCGAGGAAGCGCGCATTGCGATCGAACTCGGCCGGACGACGCCTGCGTTTCGTTCCGCGTTCGGCACCAATGTCGGGATCGGCAGCCAGGGACTGGTGATGGCCGGCACCGACGAACAGAAGGCCGCGTGGCTGCCGCGGATCGCGAGCGGCGAGGTGGTGACCAGCTTCGCCCTCACCGAACCCGACGTCGGATCCGATTCGGGCGCGGTGCAGACGCGCGCGGTGCGAACCAAGGATTCGAACGGCGCCGATGTGTACCGGCTGTCGGGGACGAAGCGCTATATCACCAATGCCGACCGTGCCGACCTGTTTACCGTCATGGCGCGCACCGGGGACGATCCGGGCGGGCGCGGCGTGTCGGCGTTCCTCGTGCCCCGCGATCTGCCCGGCGTGTCGGTCGGCGAGCCCGAGAAGAAGATGGGGCAGAAGGGCGCGAAGGTCGCCGACGTCCATTTCGACGACGTCCCCGTCCCCGCCGCCAACCGGCTGGGTGCCGAGGGCGAAGGCTTCAAGATCGCGATGCGGGTGCTCGACCGCGGGCGGCTGCATATTGCGGCGGTCTGCGTCGGCGTCGCCGAACGCCTGATCGCCGACAGCGTCGCATATGCGTGTGAGCGCAAGCAGTTTGGCAAGGCGATCGGGGAACATCAGCTGGTCCAGGCGATGATTGCTGATTCGAAGACCGAGGCGCTGGCCGCCCGTGCGCTGGTGCTCGACGCTGCGGACAGGAAGGACCGCGGCGCGGACGTCGTGCTGGAAAGCGCGGCGGCCAAATATTTTGCATCCGAGATGGTCGGCCGCGTCGCCGACCGGGCGGTGCAGATCTATGGCGGCGCGGGATACATCGCCGACCACGGCATCGAGCGGCTGTACCGCGACGTTCGCCTGTTCCGCATTTACGAGGGCACCAGCCAGATTCAGCAACTGATCATCGCCCGCGAGACGATGAAGCGCGGCGGGTAA
- a CDS encoding quinone-dependent dihydroorotate dehydrogenase, with translation MRWYHPLLFALDAEQAHRLTIRALAAAGKRTGKVVTSPRLANIVAGVHFPNPVGLAAGADKDGEAVHGFHGLGFGSVEVGTLTPLPQAGNPKPRLFRLVEDRGVINRMGFNNGGLQAALDRLPRERAGVLGINVGANKDATDRIADYVTGVALASRCADYVTINISSPNTPGLRDLQHGQALADLLAAAREAAALTPLFLKVAPDLEPAQIDEIARAAIDHRIDALIVSNTTISRPALRSGNAGEAGGLSGAPLATLAGQRLADFRTATGARLPLISAGGIARADEAYARIRAGASLVQVYSALVYEGPGLARSIATGLDKLLARDGFANVADAIGA, from the coding sequence ATGCGCTGGTATCACCCGCTCCTCTTCGCCCTCGACGCCGAACAGGCGCACCGCCTTACCATCCGCGCCCTGGCCGCGGCGGGGAAGCGGACCGGCAAGGTCGTGACCAGCCCGCGGCTCGCGAACATCGTCGCCGGCGTGCATTTCCCCAATCCGGTCGGGCTGGCGGCGGGCGCGGACAAGGACGGCGAAGCGGTCCATGGCTTCCACGGTCTAGGCTTCGGCAGCGTGGAGGTCGGCACGCTCACTCCGCTGCCCCAGGCGGGCAATCCGAAGCCGCGGCTGTTCCGGCTGGTCGAGGACCGCGGGGTCATCAACCGCATGGGCTTCAACAACGGCGGGTTGCAGGCCGCGCTCGACCGGCTGCCGCGCGAGCGCGCCGGGGTGCTGGGCATCAACGTCGGCGCAAACAAGGACGCGACCGATCGCATCGCCGATTATGTGACCGGCGTGGCCCTGGCGAGTCGCTGCGCCGATTACGTCACGATCAACATTTCGTCGCCGAATACGCCAGGCCTGCGCGATCTGCAGCATGGGCAGGCGCTGGCGGACCTGCTGGCGGCCGCGCGCGAGGCAGCGGCGCTTACCCCCTTGTTCCTGAAGGTCGCACCCGACCTGGAGCCCGCGCAGATCGACGAGATTGCCCGCGCGGCGATCGACCACCGTATCGATGCGCTGATCGTCAGCAACACGACGATCTCGCGGCCGGCGCTGCGGTCGGGCAATGCGGGTGAGGCGGGGGGGCTGTCCGGCGCTCCGCTTGCCACGCTGGCGGGGCAGCGCCTCGCTGACTTCCGCACCGCGACCGGAGCGCGACTGCCCCTGATCTCGGCCGGCGGCATCGCGCGTGCGGACGAAGCCTATGCCCGCATCCGTGCGGGCGCGAGTTTGGTGCAGGTCTATTCGGCCTTGGTGTATGAAGGCCCGGGCCTCGCACGGTCGATCGCGACCGGGCTGGACAAGCTGCTTGCCCGCGACGGCTTCGCCAATGTCGCGGACGCCATCGGCGCCTGA
- the ggt gene encoding gamma-glutamyltransferase codes for MVSAADPRAVAAGVEILKAGGTATDAAIATMLALGVVEPQSSGLGGGSFWVRHRVGGTLDTIDARETAPMAAGPRLFYTDAGQPMDHRQAVPGGKSVGVPGALRGMALAHRSGGKLPWARLFQPAIRLAKDGWQLTPRFVDGLARNGTHITPELRAIFSPGGTALPAGSTVRNPDMAAFLERLASRGADSFYVGPDAQKLVTTVRTAQRNPSQMTIGDMASYAAKPRDPVCVPYRSYRICGMGPPSSGGITVLMILKQLERFDLKALGKDSATAWHLFAESSRLAYADRNLYIGDPDFVRVPIAGMLDPAYLASRSALISPNTTMASVTAGTPPGAPPRVRAEPAETPGTTSLSVADRMGNVVAVTTTIEGVYGSGLTVNGIVLNNELTDFDTVPVKDGYLVANRVEGGKRPRSSMAPTIVYDAQGRVRLSVGAAGGPTIIAQIAKAIMGVIDFDLSAQDAIAMGLLYAPGPGGVAESGTERAAMVPALQALGERVTVGGLGLKANAVEWVGGRWVGGADPRSEGVAGDETGYVTQIRRFGKDPTRPPE; via the coding sequence ATGGTCAGCGCCGCCGATCCGCGCGCGGTCGCGGCGGGTGTCGAGATCCTGAAGGCCGGCGGCACCGCCACCGATGCCGCGATCGCGACGATGCTCGCGCTCGGCGTCGTTGAACCGCAGAGCTCGGGCCTGGGCGGCGGCAGCTTCTGGGTACGCCACCGCGTCGGCGGCACCCTCGACACGATCGATGCGCGCGAAACCGCGCCGATGGCGGCAGGGCCGCGCCTGTTCTATACCGACGCGGGGCAGCCGATGGACCACCGCCAGGCCGTGCCCGGCGGCAAGTCGGTCGGTGTCCCCGGCGCGCTGCGCGGCATGGCGCTGGCGCATCGTTCGGGCGGCAAGCTTCCCTGGGCCCGGTTGTTTCAGCCGGCGATCCGGCTGGCGAAGGACGGGTGGCAGCTGACCCCGCGCTTCGTCGATGGTCTGGCCAGAAACGGCACCCACATCACGCCCGAGCTGCGCGCGATCTTCTCGCCCGGCGGCACCGCGCTGCCCGCCGGCAGCACCGTGCGCAACCCGGACATGGCCGCCTTCCTCGAACGCCTCGCCAGCCGGGGCGCCGACAGCTTCTACGTCGGCCCCGACGCGCAGAAGCTGGTGACGACCGTCCGCACGGCACAGCGCAACCCGTCGCAGATGACGATCGGCGACATGGCCAGCTACGCCGCCAAGCCGCGCGACCCGGTCTGCGTGCCGTATCGCAGCTACCGCATCTGCGGCATGGGCCCACCGTCGTCGGGCGGCATCACCGTGCTGATGATCCTGAAGCAGCTCGAACGCTTCGACCTGAAGGCGCTGGGCAAGGACAGCGCGACTGCCTGGCACTTGTTCGCCGAGAGCTCGCGCCTCGCCTATGCCGATCGCAACCTGTACATCGGCGACCCCGATTTCGTTCGCGTGCCCATCGCCGGCATGCTCGACCCCGCCTATCTCGCCAGCCGCTCGGCGCTGATTTCGCCTAACACGACCATGGCCAGCGTCACCGCCGGCACGCCCCCGGGTGCCCCGCCGCGCGTGCGCGCCGAACCCGCCGAGACGCCCGGCACGACCAGCCTGTCGGTCGCCGATCGCATGGGCAACGTCGTTGCGGTCACGACGACGATCGAGGGGGTCTATGGCTCCGGCCTGACCGTCAACGGCATCGTGCTGAACAACGAACTGACCGACTTCGACACCGTACCGGTCAAGGACGGCTATCTGGTCGCGAACCGGGTCGAAGGCGGCAAGCGTCCGCGCAGCTCGATGGCGCCGACGATCGTCTATGACGCGCAAGGGCGGGTCCGCCTGTCGGTCGGCGCGGCCGGTGGCCCGACGATCATCGCGCAGATCGCCAAGGCGATCATGGGCGTGATCGATTTCGACCTGTCCGCTCAGGACGCGATCGCCATGGGCCTGCTCTATGCACCCGGCCCCGGCGGGGTCGCGGAATCCGGCACCGAACGCGCCGCGATGGTGCCCGCACTCCAGGCGCTGGGCGAACGCGTGACTGTCGGCGGCCTCGGCCTCAAGGCGAACGCCGTCGAATGGGTCGGCGGCCGCTGGGTCGGCGGGGCGGACCCGCGCAGCGAGGGCGTCGCCGGCGACGAGACGGGATATGTCACCCAGATCAGGCGGTTCGGCAAGGACCCGACCCGGCCGCCGGAGTGA
- a CDS encoding long-chain fatty acid--CoA ligase has product MPAAPRLLEHFPNLVTMFFTRAAEKGDAPFLWGKSGGTWHSTSWAEAARQVAALATALKAAGLRAGDRVMLVSENRPEWCISDLAIMAAGCVTVPTYITNTERDHQHILENSGACAVIVSTQKLAKVLMPAVLRSQARIVIGFDELKLGQPGSIEFHDWRTLIAEHATDPKTIADAATMQRSDLACIIYTSGTGGAPRGVMQHHGAILHNIAGAARVVSEDFGWDDEVFLSFLPLSHAYEHTGGQFLPIGLGAEIYYSEGLDKLASNIEEVRPTLMVVVPRLFEVLRTRISKAIEKQGKLSNYLLDRAIKIGGKKAAGKPGSPLDLPMKLVLETLFKPKIGKKFGGRMKAMVSGGAPLNPEVGIFFESLGLTFLQGYGQTEAAPVISCNRPAAGLKHDTVGPPLADTEVRIAEDGEILVRGELVMHGYWRNEDETARVLKDGWLHTGDIGVIDDNGRIKITDRKKDIIVNDKGDNVAPQKIEGMLTLQNEIVQAMVYGDRKPYMTAVIVPDPEWTQEYCAKSGTGCNFARLKEDHGFKAAIGAAVERVNKDLSQIERIRRFILADEPFAIENQQLTPSLKIRRHVLREVYGQRLDGLYKG; this is encoded by the coding sequence ATGCCCGCCGCCCCCCGCCTCCTCGAACATTTTCCCAATCTGGTGACGATGTTCTTCACGCGCGCCGCCGAAAAGGGTGACGCCCCGTTCCTGTGGGGCAAGTCCGGCGGCACGTGGCATTCGACCAGCTGGGCGGAGGCCGCACGCCAGGTCGCGGCGCTGGCCACCGCGCTGAAGGCGGCCGGCCTGCGCGCCGGCGACCGCGTGATGCTGGTCAGCGAAAACCGCCCCGAATGGTGCATCTCCGACCTCGCCATCATGGCCGCGGGATGCGTGACCGTTCCGACCTACATCACCAATACCGAACGCGATCATCAGCATATCCTGGAAAATTCGGGCGCCTGTGCGGTCATCGTGTCGACGCAGAAACTGGCGAAGGTGCTGATGCCCGCCGTCCTGCGCTCGCAGGCGCGGATCGTCATCGGCTTCGACGAACTGAAGCTCGGCCAGCCGGGATCGATCGAATTCCACGACTGGCGGACGCTGATTGCGGAACATGCGACCGATCCGAAGACGATCGCCGATGCCGCGACGATGCAGCGTAGCGATCTGGCGTGCATCATCTACACCAGCGGCACCGGCGGCGCCCCGCGGGGCGTGATGCAGCACCACGGCGCGATCCTGCACAACATCGCGGGTGCCGCGCGCGTCGTGTCGGAAGATTTCGGCTGGGACGACGAAGTGTTCCTGTCCTTCCTCCCCCTCAGCCACGCGTATGAACATACAGGCGGCCAGTTCCTGCCGATCGGGCTGGGCGCGGAAATCTACTACAGCGAGGGCCTCGACAAGCTCGCCTCCAACATCGAGGAGGTTCGCCCGACGCTGATGGTCGTCGTGCCGCGCCTGTTCGAAGTGCTGCGTACGCGGATCAGCAAGGCGATCGAGAAACAGGGCAAGCTCAGCAATTATCTGCTCGACCGCGCGATCAAGATCGGCGGCAAGAAGGCAGCGGGCAAGCCCGGCTCGCCACTCGACCTGCCGATGAAGCTGGTGCTGGAGACGCTGTTCAAACCCAAGATCGGCAAGAAGTTCGGCGGTCGCATGAAGGCGATGGTCTCCGGCGGCGCGCCGCTCAACCCGGAAGTCGGCATCTTCTTCGAATCGCTCGGCCTGACGTTTCTTCAGGGCTATGGCCAGACCGAGGCCGCACCGGTCATCAGCTGCAATCGCCCCGCCGCCGGCCTCAAGCACGACACCGTCGGTCCGCCGCTGGCCGATACCGAGGTGCGGATCGCGGAGGACGGCGAGATCCTGGTCCGCGGCGAACTCGTCATGCACGGCTATTGGCGCAACGAGGACGAAACGGCGCGGGTGCTGAAAGACGGCTGGCTCCACACCGGCGACATCGGCGTGATCGACGACAACGGTCGGATCAAGATCACCGATCGCAAGAAGGACATCATCGTCAACGACAAGGGCGACAACGTCGCGCCGCAGAAGATCGAAGGCATGCTGACGCTGCAGAACGAGATCGTCCAGGCGATGGTCTACGGCGACCGCAAGCCGTACATGACCGCGGTCATCGTCCCTGATCCGGAATGGACGCAGGAATATTGCGCCAAGTCAGGAACGGGGTGCAATTTCGCCAGGTTGAAGGAAGATCATGGCTTCAAGGCCGCGATCGGTGCAGCGGTGGAACGGGTGAACAAGGACCTGTCGCAGATCGAACGCATCCGTCGCTTCATCTTGGCCGACGAACCCTTCGCGATCGAAAATCAGCAGCTGACCCCCAGCCTGAAGATCCGCCGCCATGTCCTGCGAGAGGTTTACGGCCAGCGGCTGGACGGGCTGTACAAGGGGTAG